A genomic window from Sphingobacterium spiritivorum includes:
- the gmd gene encoding GDP-mannose 4,6-dehydratase: protein MNTKVALITGVTGQDGSYLAELLLEKGYMVHGIKRRASSFNTQRIDHLYMDQHEQHVNFKLHYGDLTDSTNIIRVIQEVQPDEIYNLGAMSHVKVSFDSPEYVANVDGLGTLRILEAVRILGLEKKTRIYQASTSELYGGLAENKNDKGFYDEKSAFYPRSPYGVAKIYGFWITKNYREAYHLYACNGILFNHESPRRGETFVTRKITMAVAAIALGKQGCLYLGNLNAQRDWGHAKDYVEAMWRILQQEKADDYVIAMGITTSVREFVRMAFAEVGIELLFEGDEENEIARVKSCNNPDYLLEIGKVVVKVDPQYYRPTEVDLLIGDPSKSKTQLGWRPKYDLPSLVQEMVQVDIILAKG, encoded by the coding sequence AGGACAGGATGGTTCGTATTTAGCCGAATTGTTGTTGGAAAAGGGCTATATGGTACACGGTATCAAGAGAAGAGCTTCTTCCTTTAATACACAGCGTATAGATCATTTGTACATGGATCAGCACGAACAACATGTTAATTTTAAACTCCATTATGGTGATTTGACAGATTCTACCAATATTATCCGTGTTATACAAGAAGTGCAGCCTGACGAGATATACAATCTGGGGGCTATGTCGCATGTCAAAGTTTCATTCGACTCGCCTGAATATGTAGCAAATGTAGATGGTTTGGGTACTCTACGTATTCTGGAAGCTGTGCGTATTTTGGGGTTGGAAAAAAAGACGAGAATTTATCAGGCTTCTACTTCCGAACTATATGGTGGTCTGGCTGAAAATAAAAATGATAAGGGTTTTTATGATGAGAAGTCGGCTTTTTATCCACGTTCACCTTATGGAGTTGCTAAGATATACGGCTTCTGGATCACCAAAAATTATCGTGAAGCGTACCATCTCTATGCCTGTAACGGCATTTTATTTAACCATGAATCCCCAAGAAGAGGAGAAACTTTTGTGACGCGTAAAATTACAATGGCGGTAGCTGCTATTGCATTGGGAAAGCAAGGGTGTTTATATCTCGGTAATCTCAACGCGCAAAGAGATTGGGGACATGCAAAGGATTATGTTGAAGCCATGTGGCGTATTCTGCAACAGGAGAAGGCTGATGATTATGTTATAGCAATGGGCATAACGACTTCTGTCAGAGAATTTGTACGAATGGCATTTGCTGAGGTAGGAATAGAGTTATTATTTGAAGGTGATGAAGAAAATGAAATAGCGCGTGTGAAATCATGTAATAACCCTGATTATCTACTGGAAATTGGTAAAGTAGTGGTGAAAGTAGATCCGCAATATTATCGTCCTACGGAAGTAGATTTACTCATAGGGGATCCTTCAAAATCCAAAACTCAGTTAGGCTGGCGGCCCAAATATGATTTGCCATCTCTTGTACAGGAGATGGTGCAGGTGGACATTATATTGGCTAAGGGATAA